In Flavobacterium okayamense, a single window of DNA contains:
- the meaB gene encoding methylmalonyl Co-A mutase-associated GTPase MeaB, translating to MKKPDKKSALAEIHGVDQPDAVNQSVANAVQKFRRKQPTAQELIEAILKGDKIALSRAITLIESTNPEHLERANEVIQGCLPYANKSVRIGITGVPGVGKSTFIEAFGKYLTSLGKKVAVLAVDPSSSISHGSILGDKTRMEELVKDENAYIRPSASGDSLGGVARKTRESIMLCEACGFDTIIIETVGVGQSETAVHSMVDFFLLLKIAGAGDELQGIKRGIMEMADTIVINKADGDNIAKAKLAKTEFNRALHLFPAKNSGWIPKVTTCSAFEKTGIDKVWEIIAEYFELTKENNYFEQKRKEQNQYWMLETINEQLKNRFYSHPEIMSLLEQNKKAVQNNELSPFAAAQMLLEKYFNF from the coding sequence TTGAAGAAACCTGATAAAAAATCGGCTTTAGCAGAAATACATGGTGTAGACCAACCCGATGCTGTAAATCAATCGGTTGCAAATGCTGTACAAAAATTTCGTAGAAAACAACCTACTGCTCAAGAGTTGATTGAAGCCATTTTAAAAGGAGACAAAATTGCGTTAAGTCGTGCGATTACTTTAATCGAAAGTACGAATCCGGAACATTTAGAAAGAGCTAACGAAGTTATTCAAGGCTGTTTACCTTATGCGAATAAATCGGTTCGCATAGGAATTACTGGCGTTCCAGGTGTGGGAAAAAGTACGTTTATTGAAGCTTTTGGTAAGTATTTAACTTCACTTGGTAAAAAAGTAGCGGTCTTAGCGGTTGATCCGAGTTCATCTATTAGCCACGGAAGTATTTTAGGCGACAAAACGAGAATGGAAGAATTGGTTAAAGATGAAAACGCTTATATTCGTCCGAGTGCTTCTGGAGATAGTTTAGGCGGTGTTGCCAGAAAAACACGAGAAAGTATAATGTTGTGTGAAGCTTGTGGTTTTGATACGATTATCATTGAAACGGTTGGTGTTGGACAAAGTGAAACTGCTGTTCACAGTATGGTCGATTTCTTTTTATTATTGAAAATAGCGGGCGCTGGCGATGAATTACAAGGAATTAAGCGCGGTATTATGGAAATGGCTGATACAATAGTCATTAACAAAGCCGATGGTGATAATATTGCGAAAGCTAAATTAGCCAAAACTGAATTTAACCGAGCGTTGCATTTATTTCCTGCAAAAAATAGCGGTTGGATTCCAAAAGTTACGACTTGTAGCGCTTTTGAAAAAACTGGAATTGATAAAGTTTGGGAAATTATTGCCGAATATTTCGAATTAACGAAAGAAAACAACTACTTCGAACAAAAACGTAAAGAACAAAACCAATATTGGATGTTAGAAACGATAAATGAACAATTGAAAAATCGTTTTTACAGTCATCCTGAAATTATGTCGTTATTAGAACAAAACAAAAAAGCGGTGCAAAATAACGAATTATCGCCTTTTGCTGCCGCTCAAATGTTGCTGGAAAAGTATTTTAATTTTTAG
- a CDS encoding FAD-binding oxidoreductase, translating into MNISAEIINKLQEIVTENFIFTDDETRKNYGHDETEDYNFPPHVVVKPKNTQEVSEIMKVAFENEIPVVPIGGRTGLSGGALSVHGGIGLSMERFNKILEIDEKNYQVTTEPGVITQVLKDTLAEQGLFYPVDPSSMGSCFIGGNIAENSGGARAVKYGVTKDYVLNLEVVLPNGEIIWTGANTLKNSTGYNLTQLMVGSEGTLGIVTKIVLKLLPINQHNVLMLVPFYKAEQACEAVSAIFRAGIVPSALEFMERDAIDWTMQYVEGVSVAIKDGIEAHLLIEVDGNYPEVLMQEAEKILGVVENYEIDEVLFADSTDQKNALWKLRRAVGEAVKSNSVYKEEDTVVPRYELPTLLKGIKEIGNKYGFHSVCYGHAGDGNLHVNIVKQEMTDEAWQTEVPKGIVEIFELTKSLKGTISGEHGIGYVQKNYMPIVFSDVELQLMKGIKQVFDPKGILNPGKIFPDTI; encoded by the coding sequence ATGAATATTTCTGCTGAAATCATAAATAAACTTCAAGAGATAGTAACTGAAAATTTTATTTTCACAGATGACGAAACACGTAAAAACTATGGTCACGATGAAACTGAAGATTATAATTTTCCGCCTCATGTTGTGGTTAAGCCAAAAAATACGCAAGAAGTTTCCGAAATCATGAAAGTAGCATTTGAAAACGAAATCCCTGTTGTGCCTATTGGTGGACGAACAGGTTTAAGTGGCGGAGCATTGAGTGTTCATGGTGGGATTGGACTTTCGATGGAGCGTTTCAATAAAATTTTAGAAATTGACGAAAAGAATTACCAAGTTACAACCGAACCAGGCGTAATTACGCAAGTTTTAAAAGATACGTTGGCTGAACAAGGTTTGTTTTATCCTGTTGATCCAAGTAGTATGGGAAGTTGTTTTATTGGAGGAAATATTGCTGAAAACTCGGGTGGAGCTCGTGCAGTAAAATATGGTGTTACCAAAGATTATGTGTTGAATTTAGAAGTGGTTTTACCGAATGGTGAAATCATTTGGACAGGTGCCAATACACTAAAAAATTCTACAGGTTACAATTTAACACAATTAATGGTGGGAAGTGAAGGAACGCTAGGAATTGTGACTAAAATTGTTTTGAAATTATTACCCATTAATCAACATAATGTTTTAATGTTGGTGCCGTTTTACAAAGCAGAGCAAGCTTGCGAAGCCGTTTCGGCTATATTTAGAGCTGGAATTGTACCAAGTGCATTAGAATTTATGGAGCGTGATGCTATCGATTGGACGATGCAATATGTTGAAGGCGTAAGTGTTGCAATTAAAGATGGAATTGAAGCGCATTTGTTAATAGAAGTGGATGGAAATTATCCAGAAGTTTTAATGCAAGAAGCCGAAAAAATATTAGGAGTTGTTGAAAATTATGAAATTGATGAGGTTTTATTTGCCGATTCAACGGATCAAAAAAATGCACTTTGGAAGTTAAGAAGAGCAGTTGGGGAAGCAGTAAAATCAAATTCGGTTTATAAAGAAGAAGATACGGTTGTGCCAAGATATGAATTACCAACACTTTTAAAAGGAATTAAAGAAATTGGAAATAAATACGGTTTTCATTCGGTTTGTTATGGACATGCTGGCGATGGAAATTTGCATGTGAATATCGTTAAACAAGAAATGACGGATGAAGCTTGGCAAACAGAAGTGCCAAAAGGAATTGTGGAGATATTTGAATTAACCAAATCGTTAAAAGGAACTATTTCTGGTGAACACGGAATAGGTTATGTTCAAAAAAATTATATGCCAATTGTTTTTTCTGATGTTGAGTTACAATTAATGAAAGGAATTAAGCAAGTTTTTGATCCTAAAGGAATTTTAAATCCTGGAAAGATTTTTCCTGACACGATATAA
- a CDS encoding DNA repair ATPase: MSKETIQNGTYEIIQQRLTQQKNELAKRITLLDEERKKIFGGIDYNLIANERLSTEQSCKIRDIISIGSICLVGHQTHLGLKTEVDITDVFSMYTFSENRFEPLALSWLEDQNFIDEFKNLYKYYRNTTFTKFFISGNYLYFVFQLSSNASDIKAFKWLLKEDGIVFIDARSAAEVKFPNQFEFKWTKATRDMQRKGEHPHVSLADKVFVEAIGGDITIKVEDNTKTGKGIYSEDVKHKDQTLDDSEINFFDYQNLIAFKIKPYQEEERFFIYNHKDKKVARVDSLQYSGILLPENQGLIYPNGYALQTGEIKTLETNNKPIYFYKKIVGINGENFLFVFYNQESNEYMLIPYNIIKQSIETPIHCNGFTLFEDGKMCYFKSNEETKHHLVQIWQTPFTKDVVVDNQNKDNIIYKVGNKDLVRLMAECQELQVFLNKKDSYNGLYDEIVKHTTTILDSYYFLNENGVFKINEPLQEIRNIAHTAINEFEKVQEIKKKTAAALEEIKEKFEAKTNELSYQNYTSLQQYIVSLSEIRSLRGEMISAKDLQYVDVKLIDAWENELSILSDRLANDCVIFLLAPEALAPYQQIIDSVSTEISTLLKTIQAKEIEKSLDDLANQLELLVDIVNNLKIEDASHSTQIIENISVLFSLINQERIALNNKKRELSGKELAADFKAQITLFDQTAINFFELANTPDKCQDFLNKLAIQLEEMEAKFVDFDEFIQVISEKREEIYQQFQTKGVQLTEARNKRTTNLFQSAERILKGLANKVASFSTEIEINGYFASDLMIEKVRDIAEQLKDLNDANKSEELLTQLKTSQQEAIRKLKDRNEIYEDGENIIALGNYKFAVNKQKLDLTLVLKNNNYYYHLTGTNFYEPIEYTEIEKFKDVWNQEFITENHKVKKIEYIAWDVFLKNPLLNTEKANKTAIEEFFANHFGEGLVKGVHDEDALKLVTKLQQLNNQLGLLRFSPSERALAQLFWFFLEENEKSYYEKQFQAIELLRDTFKNTEQFRFISKQLAHKIEEFKCHFDHFQIISSLKAASYLKHENRDAFKINEVSAKLLKSFTKNLKEKGKDLVFTQKIEALYPFPSACFDIVFNAIKTFSIENNVDVANGILDETAVFLLVNNLKSTQIVKTSTSETIEGLKTLQKEEVYTLEYHDFTEKLEFYFENNKPKFSEFQGLKKDWIVSKRKQFKLDTFNTQVLTSFIRNKLINEVYFPLIGANLAKQIGATGETKRTDRMGMLLLVSPPGYGKTTLMEYLADRMGLVFMKINGPSLGHEITSTDPSEAKNAGAKQELQKLNLAFEMGDNVMLYLDDIQHCNPEFLQKFISLADGQRKIEGIYNGEAKTYDLRSKRFCLVMAGNPYTESGEKFQIPDMLANRADTYNLGEISGVNSELFDLSLIENSILSNPFMTRLTQQSLNNLYELYEGIRNNNLNISLEGNFTSQEIDDFRNVLTKIIQVRNTVIKVNETYIQSAAMADEYRNEPIFKLQGSYRDMNKLVAKIEPIHSEKEVEAILLSHYKNESQTLTTGAEANLLKLKEIMGIISEKELERWNEIKVIFKKNNRLKGFGNNDKMNQVVALLEDFSEGLQGIQKAITKNEN, translated from the coding sequence ATGAGTAAAGAAACCATACAAAATGGTACCTACGAAATTATTCAACAACGTTTAACGCAACAAAAAAATGAGTTAGCAAAAAGAATAACTCTTTTAGACGAAGAACGGAAGAAAATATTTGGAGGTATCGATTATAATCTTATCGCAAATGAAAGACTTTCAACTGAGCAAAGTTGTAAAATTCGCGATATTATTTCTATTGGTTCTATTTGTTTGGTCGGACATCAAACACATCTTGGGTTAAAAACAGAAGTAGACATAACTGACGTTTTTTCCATGTATACTTTTTCTGAAAATAGATTTGAACCACTTGCCTTATCATGGCTAGAAGATCAAAACTTTATAGACGAATTCAAAAATCTTTATAAATATTATAGAAATACAACATTTACCAAATTTTTCATCTCTGGTAACTACCTATATTTTGTCTTCCAATTATCTTCAAATGCTTCAGATATTAAGGCATTTAAATGGCTATTAAAAGAAGATGGTATAGTATTTATTGATGCAAGAAGTGCAGCTGAAGTTAAATTCCCTAATCAATTTGAGTTTAAATGGACAAAGGCTACTCGTGATATGCAACGTAAAGGAGAGCATCCTCACGTTTCATTAGCCGATAAAGTATTTGTTGAAGCTATTGGAGGTGATATTACGATTAAAGTTGAAGATAATACCAAAACAGGTAAAGGTATTTACAGTGAAGATGTTAAACATAAAGATCAAACTTTAGACGATTCAGAAATCAATTTCTTTGATTATCAAAATCTGATCGCATTTAAAATAAAACCTTATCAAGAAGAAGAACGTTTTTTCATCTATAATCACAAAGATAAAAAAGTCGCTCGTGTAGACTCATTACAATATTCTGGTATTTTACTCCCAGAAAATCAAGGCTTAATCTACCCTAATGGTTATGCATTACAAACAGGTGAAATTAAAACCTTAGAAACAAATAACAAACCAATATATTTTTATAAAAAAATTGTTGGAATAAATGGAGAGAATTTCTTGTTTGTCTTTTACAATCAAGAAAGCAATGAATACATGTTAATTCCATACAACATCATTAAACAAAGTATTGAAACGCCTATTCATTGTAATGGTTTCACTCTCTTTGAAGATGGAAAAATGTGCTATTTCAAAAGCAATGAAGAAACCAAACATCATTTAGTACAAATTTGGCAAACACCATTTACAAAAGATGTAGTTGTTGATAACCAAAATAAAGATAACATTATCTATAAAGTTGGTAACAAAGATTTAGTACGCTTAATGGCCGAATGTCAAGAATTACAAGTTTTTTTAAATAAAAAAGATTCTTATAACGGTTTATATGATGAAATTGTAAAGCATACAACAACTATTTTAGATAGCTATTATTTCTTAAATGAGAATGGTGTTTTTAAAATTAATGAGCCACTTCAAGAAATTCGAAATATTGCTCATACTGCAATAAATGAATTTGAAAAAGTTCAGGAGATAAAAAAGAAAACGGCTGCAGCCTTAGAAGAAATAAAAGAAAAATTTGAAGCTAAAACAAATGAACTTAGTTATCAAAACTATACGAGTTTACAACAGTACATTGTCTCTTTGTCTGAAATTCGTTCACTAAGAGGGGAAATGATTTCTGCTAAAGATTTACAATATGTAGATGTAAAATTAATTGATGCTTGGGAAAATGAATTAAGTATTTTATCTGATAGATTAGCAAACGATTGTGTCATTTTCTTATTAGCACCTGAAGCCTTAGCGCCCTATCAACAGATAATTGATTCAGTTTCTACTGAAATAAGCACTCTTTTAAAAACAATTCAAGCAAAAGAGATTGAAAAAAGCTTAGACGATTTAGCAAATCAATTAGAGCTACTAGTAGATATCGTAAACAATTTAAAAATTGAAGATGCATCGCATTCTACTCAAATTATCGAAAATATTTCTGTATTATTTTCTTTAATTAATCAAGAACGCATTGCATTAAACAATAAAAAAAGAGAGCTATCTGGTAAAGAATTAGCAGCAGACTTTAAAGCGCAAATAACTTTATTTGATCAAACTGCTATTAATTTCTTTGAGCTTGCTAACACACCCGATAAATGCCAAGATTTCTTGAATAAACTAGCTATTCAACTAGAAGAAATGGAAGCAAAATTTGTCGATTTTGATGAGTTTATCCAAGTTATTAGCGAAAAACGAGAAGAAATCTACCAACAATTTCAAACAAAAGGAGTTCAGTTAACAGAAGCTCGAAATAAAAGAACAACCAATTTATTTCAATCGGCAGAACGCATTTTAAAAGGTTTGGCTAATAAAGTAGCTTCTTTTTCAACTGAAATTGAAATCAATGGTTATTTTGCTTCAGATTTAATGATTGAAAAAGTTCGAGACATTGCCGAACAATTAAAAGATTTAAATGATGCCAATAAATCGGAAGAGCTTTTAACGCAATTAAAAACAAGCCAACAAGAAGCCATAAGAAAACTTAAAGACCGTAATGAAATTTATGAAGATGGCGAAAATATTATCGCTTTAGGAAACTACAAATTTGCGGTTAACAAACAAAAGCTCGACTTAACTTTGGTTTTAAAAAACAATAATTATTACTACCATTTAACGGGTACCAATTTTTATGAACCAATTGAATATACTGAAATAGAAAAATTCAAAGACGTTTGGAATCAAGAGTTTATCACAGAAAATCACAAGGTTAAAAAAATTGAATATATTGCTTGGGACGTGTTCTTAAAAAACCCATTATTAAACACTGAAAAAGCGAATAAAACTGCAATTGAAGAGTTTTTTGCCAATCATTTTGGTGAAGGTTTAGTTAAAGGTGTTCACGATGAAGATGCGTTAAAATTAGTTACAAAATTACAACAACTGAATAATCAATTAGGCTTGTTACGCTTCTCTCCTTCTGAAAGAGCATTAGCACAATTGTTTTGGTTCTTCCTAGAAGAAAATGAAAAATCGTATTACGAAAAACAATTTCAAGCAATTGAATTACTTAGGGATACCTTTAAAAATACAGAACAATTCCGTTTTATAAGCAAACAATTAGCCCATAAAATTGAAGAATTTAAGTGCCATTTTGATCATTTTCAAATTATTTCTTCCCTAAAAGCTGCATCTTATTTAAAACACGAAAATAGAGACGCTTTTAAAATTAATGAGGTAAGTGCTAAACTCTTAAAAAGCTTTACCAAAAATTTAAAAGAAAAAGGGAAAGATTTAGTTTTTACACAAAAAATTGAGGCGCTTTATCCGTTCCCTTCTGCTTGCTTTGACATTGTTTTCAATGCTATAAAAACATTTTCAATTGAGAATAATGTTGATGTGGCTAATGGTATTTTGGATGAAACCGCAGTTTTCTTATTGGTAAATAATTTAAAGTCAACCCAAATTGTAAAAACTAGTACATCTGAAACAATTGAAGGATTAAAAACTTTACAAAAAGAAGAAGTTTACACACTAGAGTATCATGATTTCACAGAAAAACTAGAATTTTATTTTGAAAATAATAAACCTAAATTTTCTGAATTTCAAGGATTAAAGAAAGACTGGATTGTTTCAAAAAGAAAACAATTTAAACTCGACACTTTCAATACACAAGTATTAACTTCATTCATACGAAACAAGCTAATAAATGAAGTTTATTTTCCTTTAATTGGAGCTAATTTAGCCAAACAAATTGGTGCAACTGGAGAAACAAAAAGAACAGACCGAATGGGAATGTTATTATTGGTTTCACCTCCGGGATATGGTAAAACAACCTTAATGGAATACTTGGCCGATAGAATGGGATTGGTCTTCATGAAAATCAACGGTCCCTCTTTAGGACATGAAATTACCTCAACGGATCCAAGTGAGGCGAAAAATGCTGGTGCAAAACAAGAATTGCAAAAGTTAAATCTTGCCTTTGAAATGGGAGACAATGTAATGCTATATTTAGACGACATTCAACATTGTAATCCTGAGTTTCTGCAAAAATTCATTTCATTGGCAGACGGTCAACGAAAAATTGAAGGTATTTATAATGGTGAAGCTAAAACCTACGACCTACGCTCAAAACGTTTTTGTTTGGTTATGGCTGGAAACCCTTATACCGAAAGTGGAGAAAAATTTCAAATACCAGACATGTTAGCCAACCGAGCTGATACTTATAACTTGGGAGAAATTTCTGGCGTAAATTCAGAATTGTTTGATTTGAGTTTAATTGAAAACTCAATACTTTCTAATCCTTTCATGACAAGACTTACACAGCAAAGTCTAAACAACTTGTATGAATTATATGAAGGTATTAGAAACAATAACTTAAATATTTCTTTAGAAGGAAATTTTACTAGTCAAGAAATCGATGACTTTAGAAATGTATTAACTAAAATTATTCAAGTTCGAAATACAGTTATTAAAGTTAACGAAACTTATATTCAATCAGCTGCAATGGCAGATGAATACCGCAATGAACCTATTTTTAAATTACAAGGTTCCTATCGAGACATGAATAAACTAGTAGCCAAAATCGAACCAATTCATTCTGAAAAAGAAGTTGAAGCTATTTTACTTTCTCATTACAAAAATGAATCACAAACTTTAACAACTGGAGCAGAAGCCAATCTTTTAAAATTAAAAGAGATTATGGGGATTATATCGGAGAAAGAATTGGAAAGATGGAACGAAATTAAAGTTATTTTCAAGAAAAACAATCGATTAAAAGGTTTTGGTAATAATGACAAAATGAATCAAGTTGTAGCTCTTTTAGAGGATTTTTCTGAAGGATTACAAGGAATTCAAAAAGCAATAACTAAAAATGAAAATTAA